tattattattatgattatcattattattattattacgattatgattattatcattattattgtctAACGAACTTACGGCTTCCTGCGTAAAGAGTCATGAAACAAGAAAAAGTCAGAGATtgatcgttaaaaaatattacagatCGTCGAAAAGGTTTTGTACGAAGTTCTTAGCGACACCACCGTGCACTCGATCGTCACTATGCGAATTTTGTGAAATGACccacagatatatatatatataatagtaacaaTTCGATCGATCCGAATCGAATTAACGGGAAAAGTAGAAAttaggggagggagagagagagagatgggaaaaaattacaattttacgaGAAGAGAGAAGCAAATCTagcaaagtatatatatatgtgtgtatatatatatatatatacacatacacacacatatatactaCTAAGGAAAgtcgaaagaaacgaagggAACGTTCGTTGGAacggtaaaaaaagaaaaaaggtcgAAGCTTTTGCtgaacggagagagagagagaatggccAATTTACTTTCGAGAAAGTCAATGACAATTTCTCGAGGCAATCGAAATGATCTCGAGCTCGAGACACAGCGGCATGAGAACGGTGACCGTTTCGTCCCGATCCGTGCACCGTTAAACCAAACTCACTCGATCTCTACTGACCTCTCTATGAGTTTACGCATCTCCTCGGTGGTCATGCCGTCCTTGCCGCGAGCATTCACTGAAATAGAAAAACACACGGCACGATTGACACAACGGTAAACTACTACGACGACACGTAGCATGCAAATGTGTGGAAGCTAAACGattagagatagagagagatagagagagagagagagaaagagagatagataCACTGAGACCCCGCAGCGAGTCAGCGGTTCATTCTTGATCGCGTCGGTGACTCGCTCGGCATGcctatatattttctactgCTTAAAGAACGAGCAGCGGCGCGAAAGGGGATCCGGAGCGGAACGCAGCCTCTCTCGCCTCTCTCTGTTCTCGAGGAGAGACGGGCAGTTCCATTCCCCGAGGgggggcgagagagagagagggggaggtcCGTCGATTCGTCCCGCTTCGATCCCCCGGCTCGATCACCGGGTCTTTGTACTGACCGCCGTAGTTGCGGTTCACGAGTTGGTCGCGATCGCACTCCGCCTCGCTGATCTCGTTGCTCTCCTTGCTGTCGTTGAAACTCGAGTTGTTCTGGTCGTGGTTCCTTGGCGGGGGTGGGGGCGGTTCCGGTGATCCAGAGACGGGGATATTGCGGGCCGACCCTACGCTGCGACGTCCAACCGAGCCGCGGGATCCGTAGTGGTCGTAGGGAGCGCCGTACTGTCCGTACTGGGAGCCGTATTGATCCTCCTCGGGCGCGCAGTTGGCCGGGTCGTCGTACTCGGGGGAGAAGACGTTGTGGGTTCCGCTGCCGCCTCCTTGGGACGGGACTCGGGAGTAGCGACCGTTTTGACGCGGCTGCGGATCAAAGAGAATCGTTGTCGAGGGAGATCGGAGAAATAGGCGGATCGAGACGTACCATGGATTGAGATCCGGAGCGGCTGTGGGCGGAAGCGTTGGTGGGATGGCCAACGGGTGGCCCCATGGTGCCCGAGTGTCCGTTGCCTGGGTGTGGGAAGGTCTGGAATTGCATGGCCTTGCTGGGGTCCATCTCCTCGCGGAATCCAAGAAGGTGGAAGGTGGCGTAGGGGCAGATCTCGTCTTCCATGCCTGAAAGAAACGATCACCAAGGGTAGACACTGCAGTTATGGAACCGATCGAACTAATCTATTCATTGTCAAAACGGGATTATGATGTTTCACCATTTGCGTATCGGGTGGGTGTTCTTTTGGGTGCGTTCGCCTCGTGCAATGCtaactaagaaaaaaaatctggcGGGTACCTACGTATATTCTCGTTCCTACGTGTTtcccctcttcttctctcgtaCTCGCCCGTTACACAGAGAAACGTTTATAGgaggtatatttatatatatatatacgttatatatatacgcatgcACGTTAATCAATCGTGTCTCGAATCGTTCTACAGTTCCGTTGTTGTCGTTCGCTCGCTTCTGTCTCTCATCATAGAAACCGTTGTCCGACATTTTGGAAAGATGAAAGGAAAAATGCGCGGAGCGAGACAACAACACCGTCCCTGCATCCAAATCCTTCCGTATTCGTGAAAAAAGTAGGACGAATCGAAAGGGATGTGGTTACTTTTCGTGTTTACATTCGTATATATTTGCGAAAATAAAGGAGGAACAATGAGCGCAAAGCATGCGTGAATGCGTGCAAAACATCGAAGTGGGTAATAAATAGCGAATATTGCATGAGCACGGCGTGAACAACCGTGAAGAATCGGAACGGACTTACGAAGAAGACCGGTTATATACGCAATAGCTGGATAGCCGGTCGATAAGTTAGTTAACCGTGGTAGATGTCGCGATAGAGAGACGAAGGCTCGTGACGGCGACacggagaggagaaagagcGCTTCGTTCGGTTCTTTAACTCTACTTTTTACCAACCTCTGTGGGATAGACCCTCGGCACTGCCCATACGAGGTGGCGGTGGACATCTTCGGTTCGGCGCGCAATGATTCAATTCTTCGTACATATGTCGTCTTGGATCCCACGTCGAGTGGCTTCTTATCGAGCCTGTCCCACCTATCGAACATATACTACAAACGTCGTACGACTGACTGCCGCTTACCGATCTTCGGTTTCGCCCTTCTTATCGATTTCTTATCGATTCATCGGCGGGCGTGAACTGAGAGGGCGATCGTGGAAACGGAGACGCGTAGCAATGCGATAAGCGCAAATAAAATAagggaggagaaaaataaCCGTTCCCCGGCACATACATATCTCGATtacgtttaaatatatatatatatatatatatatatataatatatatatatatatatatatatatatatagtatatagagagagagagaaaaaatattttgaagcgAGGCAAACAACGAGACAAACTGGCAATGACTATGAATATCCAACTTGTGTACGAATTACGTGTTTGTGGAGAATGGGTGTGTATGTTTGTGTTTTCAACGTATCGTCATCCCGATTCGTTCGACGAGAATGGTGAGAAAGAATTCTAAGACTCGTGTATATCATATATCGTATacatattcgattcgatttctgGTGTGTCacgaatgaataatgaaatgtaataaataaaataaaagaagaaacggtAAACACTATCGTGCCGATGCGACAACATCTAATAAAcgataattggaatttttagcTAGAGATCGTATTGTTGGCAGTTGTGGCTTACTTATCACTGTACCTCGCTTGATGCGATCGCAGGTGTTATAATTGGATCCGGGAACAGGGGGCAATTTACGGTTGGGCGGGGCGATGTATCCAAGCTCGTCGCGCAGATCGGGCCTTCGTTTGTCCAGGGTTGCTCCGCCTACTCCGGTTTGTTGGTAAACCACGTCGTCTAAAAAATCGAACGGACACGTAGCAGCGTGCCGGTTAGTTCGCTATAGGAACTGCTCCGTGCGCTCGATACGGATCGAAGTGGTCGGGGGTCGATAACGACGTAATATCGATCGTCCCATCCGGCCGACTTCCATCTCTGTTTCGTAATTAACGattgtgtaaaataataaaaaaaaattggtataCATTGTCCCTCGTAATATTTCTCGTCGGCTGATGAGATACCTCGCAGCCGCGTTTGCTCCGGGCCCCGAGTTCTCCTAGACAATGCGACGCAAATCACCACTATCCCTACAATAATGACGACGATCGTCGCTCCGACCGGTACAACCACGTTCACGTCCAGCCAGCCGGGCAACCAAGGGAAATAACGCCTCACGTCCGTGCTGTCGTTATCGCCGTTCCGCACGGGGGGCGCGATCGTACCTGTTCGTTAAGACAGTgcagaaaagagagagggttACCTTTATCGCTACCATGGCCCTTCCCTCTGAGAACGCAGATCACGATGACGGCAACGATTATAACGAGAATAGCTGCTACCACGGGTACGACCAGATTTAAGTTAgccatgaaaattttcatcggaTCCTCGTCGTTGCCACCACCGTTCACGTCAGGTAGCTCTCGGGCCGGTGCAATGGTGCCTGGAACAAAAAATATGGCGACCGTTCAATCCAGCCACCATTAGCACCGGCTACGAGGTGCGCCGTTGccgttttccttccttttccttttttctttttctttctttctttctttctttctttctttctttcctatcCCCTCTTATCgccttcttattttatttacctcCGGTTACGGTCAGCGTTGCGAATTCGTACTCGGCAACCGCGAACCCAGCGTTATTGTGGGCGGTGACGCGCAAGTGGTACCACGTGGCAGGGACCAAATCCAGAACTACGAAGTTGCCGCCCGGTTTAACGTTGTTCGACACCTGGTTCCATTCCTGTTGGTTCCTGAATCACACGATCGACAATtatcgacgacgacgatttaTAGATTTCGCGTTCTCGTTTCCCCCTTACTTCTTCTTGTGCTCGACCACGAAGTAGATCATGGGGCAGCCGCCGTCGGACCACGCGTTCAAGTGCAGAGTGATGCTGTTCGTCGCCACCTCGATGAACCTTGCCGCCTCGGGGATGATCGGTTTCGAGCCTTTGGTGCGGGTGTTGAGCATGTCGGATGGGTCGCCGGTTCCGATTCTAAAATCGAGTCAACGTCTCTTTGCCTCCAATAATGCGAACAATTAATTACACGTTTGTTCCTTTGTTTATTTGTTCATTCACCTACCCGTTGTACGCGGTTACGTAGATCTGGTATCTCGAGCCGCACAACAAATTCTCCAAAGTGTACTTCTGCACCGTGGAGCTGATCTGCGCCGTGTCCCAGTCGCCGAATTCCGGCTTGTAGTGGATCGTGTATCCGTGGATCGGGGCGTTGTCCTGGGGGTGAGGGCGCACCTTCATCGTCAGCGAGTTGGTGGTGGTCGCGGTGAGGGTGATTTGGGGCGAGTGAGGGGGAGCTGCGAAGTCGAGTTGGTCGGTCGAGtttcgagaaacgagaaattcATCCTCGCGAGGGTGCTTTCTCACCGTGCACGATCAACTGGTGGGTGACGGTGTCGTGGCCGAACGTGTTTTCCACGTAGCAAGAGTATTCCCCGGCGTCGGTGCGGTCCACTTCCTTGATGAACAGGGATCCTTCGGGCAATTGTCGCAGTCTGTCGCTGGATTGGAGCACGGCGCCTCGCACTTTCCACGTCACCTCGGGCGCGGGCACGCCGACGGCCAAGCAGGGTAATTTCACGTCCTCCTTGTAGGTGGCCGTGAATTTGTCGTCGAACGACGCGATCTTCGCCGGTACTGAAACAGTTTTCGAAAAAAGGATTGTGACGGGCTCGtcgagaagaggagaggggaggggtggAGATACCTCGAACGCTGGGCGCCAGTGCGACGATCTTGGAAGCCTCTCCCTCGCCGATGTTCGTGCTCGCGGTCACCCAGAAGTCGTATCTGCGCGTCTTGTCCAATTCGGACGCCTCGTGGGTGAGCTGATTGGGCGGCACCTTCTGGCTGCTCGGCTCCTCCGCGTTGTCCGCCTTCGTGTAAACGGTGTACTGGGTGATGACGCCGTTCGGTTGGCTGGGTGGCCTCCACGAAACCAGGATCGATTCGGACGACATGACGAGAGCCTTGATCGCGATAGGCGCTTCGGGGGCTGTGTACACGATATGATTAGGAAAGGATGAGGATTTGCGCGTTCGAGAAAAGCGTCTCTCAGGCTTCTCACCGTCCTGCTCGGTTTGGCAGTGAATGGGCGCGGACTTGACACCGTCTCCGCCAGAAGTGAAAGCCAAGACTTGCATGCTGTAGTTCGTGTACTTCTTCAATCCGTGCAAAATGGTCTCGCTCGAGGAGGTGATCTTGGTGTCCTTGGTGTTCTCGTCGTACCAGGTGTCGGAGGGTCCGTAGATGACCTGGATGACGAGGGATGTAACATTCGAAGACTCGACTCGTGGACGGGTAAGGGAGAACTACAATCACCTTGTATCCGGTGATGACTCCATTCGCGGCGCTAAGGGGGGGCGACATCCAGGAGATCCTGATGGTCTGGGAGGTCAAGGTGGTGCAAGTGGTGTCGTGAGGGGGTTGCTCGGGTACGCCCTCGGCGGTGTGCTGCCTCCGCTCCTCGCTCATCGGCCCCGATCCCACTTTGTTGAACGCTTGCACGACCACGCTGTACTGGGTGTACGTCTTCAGGTTCATGATCTGCAGGTGGTGCTCCTTTCCGTCCTCCTTCGAGAAGTCCACGGTTTCGAACATGTACGGTTTCTCGGAGGAGGAGAGCCTGTAGCCGACGTAGTATCCAAGGATCTCGCCGTTCCAATCCTCGCGAGGGGGCGGTTTCCACGTTACCTGAGTCGAAAAGAATTCGTAGAGAGGAactgaagaaagaaagaaagggagactCGAAGCGGAGCCGGTACCTTGAGGGTGTGCTGGTCGAGGTCGTCGACGCGGATGGAGGTTGGCGGGCCGCTGGGCGCCTCCTCGGCAGTGATTATGGTGACCGTGTCGGACGGGTCGGACGCGCCTATTTCGTTCTCGGCCACGATTCTGAGGTGGTAGGTGGTGGCGGGTCTGAGATTGAACACTCCGGCTACGTTCTGCTGGGATCCGGGCACCAGAACTCTGTCGATATCGGTCTCCCACGAGCCTTTGCTGATCTTGTACTCGATCACGTAGCGCTTGATCGGGCTGTTCCCGTCGTAGGGCGCCGCCCAGGAAAGTTGAACCGAGCGTCCGGATTTGTCCAACACCTTCAAACCGTACGGAACCTCGGGTACCTCTGCGAGGAAACGTAATTCGTAATTCGTAAACGGGGGAGAAGGGGGCGGAGGGAGAGAATAGACTCGAACCTTGCACGATCATGTTGATACTCGTGTCGTCGCTTCCGAAAGCGTTGGTCGCCACGCAGGTGAAGAGGGCCGAGTCGCTTCTCTCGGTTCTCTTGATGCTCAGGTCGGACAGCACGCCGTTCGCCAATATTTCCTCCCGGATCGTGTAACGGGAATCGCTCTTCGGGTCCAGCCTCTTGTTGTTCATGTTCCAGAGGATGCCGATCGGTTTCTCGCCTTGGGCCTCGCATTGCAACACGGCCGGCTCCCCTCGTCGCGCGGTCTGGTTCTTCAGTTTGATCTCGAAGTGGGGCGGGGCTGAAGCGATCGACGAAGATTAGGGCGGAGAAAAGGGTGGAGGACGGACGACGGAATACCTTGAACCGAGATGAAGATAACAGCCGAGAGTCCCGCGCCGATCCCGTTCACAGCCTCGCAGAGATAGTAGCCTTCGTTCGTCTTCTGAATGTTGTTGATCGACAGGGTCCCGTCCTCCACGCTAATGTCCGGATTGCTCAATTTCAGGTCGGTGTAATCGCCCGGTGTGTCCCCTGTGAAACGGGGAATAGGGCAGACGCGCTCGGGGACAGACGCCAGGATGGATGGTCGATCACTTACCAGCGGCCTTCTTCCACGTGACCTGGGGCTTGGGGAAACCGTCGGCTTTGCACTCGACGCGAGCGTCAGAGCCTTGAGCGAATGCCTTGTCGGTGGGCTCCAGGATCCAGCGTGGTGGTACTGTTACAGAATAACCAGGTCATTCCACGTGTTCCCCGGCGTACCACCCGTACGGGGCAGTTAATCCGGGAGCCAGTCGCGCCTCGTCGTGACCTCGGGCCCTGACTTCTCTCCAacccctcttttttcctttctttcgaggGACGCGCGTTTCACTTTCCACGTTTCACGAGCCGAAGATCACGACAGGCTGTTTCCTCGCATGCTGGACGAAACGTCGCGGCTCGCCCCCGCAACTGCGACGAAAACAACGACGACGACATTGCATCTAAAGTCGTGCATGCGGGAGTGTGAGAAGAGATGAAGTGATCGTTACGACTACTTGCGCTACGAAAACGGGTGAAAGATGATGAACGTGCGCAAGAGatggagagacagagagaaggagagagagagagaaagctcGGCTCGGAGCCGAACGCCGTGCATGCAAGGGTTAGGTAAGGTTAGGCTGCTGCGTTACGGTCCGTCGTGCTGCGGCGAAAGAAGTCGGagaaagagtgagagagagtgagagaaagCTATCTATATTTCGTTAGactaaaaaaagaggaggcgGCATGCGTTGTTGTCAAAAGAAAGATACATCTGCTACCGCTACGAATGcatgtaaaaagaaatgaatacgAGGCGAGACGTGTGGTGAGAGGGGCGGTTAAGGTGGTGGGGTTAAAGGAGGCGAAGGGTTTCGTCGATAGGTTGGCGAGAGGGTGATTTTCGGGGGTTGATCGGATGGTCGGTCGGTCGTGTTGGAGGAGAGCAAGGACGCGTTGTAGCGCGACGGGGGAGGGGGTACGGTGCGGTGAGATAACAATAAATCGACACTCGAATGTGATCACGAGAGACACGCAGCTCGATCGCTGGGAGGGTGATCCtgagataaatagataatccGGCGATAGATCGCGACGATCCATCGATCGTTGTTCGGTGTTgtcgttgttattattattattattattatacgaatgATGGCTCGttgagttttcttttttcttttttctcaggGGAGAAGAGGGGGGAGCTGGTGAAGCACGTGACGCGCACGAGAGGACGAGAAttgtcgtatatatatatatatatatacatataatacgtGTATCCTGATCGTCGGTGGTGCCTGTTATCGCTCGTTGGAGATCGCGCGGCGAGAAAAAGCCAACTCGAAAGAAAAAGCCATACTCGATAGGTGTCGTCGAAGAATATTAGCGACGATGAGAGCATGACAACGAGACAGGGTGGTAACGATCGAACGATGCGAGATACTTAGCCAACAGATAAACGATGCGGGTCAAGCTGAACCAAATTGCTGGATGGAATGGGAGGGGAACGAAGTGGGCTCTTTCCTCGGGCTTGGGTGTAACTTTGGTTCCGCTACTCGGCTGAATAAGGCGGGAAATAGGAGCGGACACGCACGAGGGGTGAACGTAGAACGAGGGGGATCGGACACAAAACGTGGGTATGCATAATACACGCGGAATGACGAGATTGCGGAACGggggatagagagagagagagagataggatAAGTAGAAGTCAGAGatagcgagagaaagagagagagagagagagagagagagaggtacgGACGAAAGCTGTGAACGCGAAAACTCTTCCGCTGTGTGAACTGAAATCCAGAAAGCTTTCGccaaaaaaggaaagatttcGTTCGAGCGTTCGTTCTCGGCAACGACGAAGATGcattcaatcaaaattattattaaagccTGCGATAAATGAAACAATCTGAATCGGGGTTGTGAACTGCGCCGGGCTGTTGCGCTGTTGCGTCTCATCTCATTCTTATTCGTTCTTATTCACCGTTCAATCAATTATTCATCAATTATTGCACGATATTATTCATTCACCACGATATTATTCCCACATTACTCTGTTCCCTAACCGTGAACACGCAACGTCGCCTCGTGGATCGCTTTGCCGGACGGATTGGTTGCGATACACGTGTAACGTCCCGCGTGGTCCGGCGTTACAGGCTCGATCAGCATCATGCTCATCCGTGGCCCGAGTTTCCCGACGTTGTATCCCATGAATTGCGAGAGGGGCCGATCCTCGTGGGTCCAGGCGATGTCGATGGGGGTGTCGCCCGTCGCCACCATGCACGCCAGTTGGGCGGCCTGCCCCGCGTAAATCGGTTGGTCGCCAAAATCGAACGGACTGATCCGTGGCAGGACTGGAACGATGAGCATCCCCGGCTAGATCCACACCCACGCACACGCATACACACCCCCTCGATGGATCCACAGTCTCGTCGTCATTGATCATCGTCTACGCAACGGACTTCTTCCCGTCCCTCGGTCGCCGAGAGTCGCCTTTTCCTCTGCTTCCTCCTCCCCATCCGCGTGGGACGCACGCCCACGTTTTCGTCTCGGCAACGACGCGAGGGAAAGGATCGAGAAGAGGCAGACAgccggaaagagagagagagagagagagagagagacgagacGCAGTGCGCGCGTGAGCGTGTGTTACGAGTGTGTgggagaaaggagaaagagaattgGACGGGGAACGAAACGGGAGGGGAAGTTTAGCTCGTCCTGAACTACGGACAAATTACCTTTGATCATTGGTAGCCCAAGGATAACGAGAGTGGGGGACTGTGGTCCAAAAGCTACACTCGGCCGAGCGACCTACCTAAACGATGATGCTTCGAAACAAACGATGCGGGAAGATAATT
The DNA window shown above is from Apis cerana isolate GH-2021 linkage group LG4, AcerK_1.0, whole genome shotgun sequence and carries:
- the LOC108001865 gene encoding cell adhesion molecule Dscam2 isoform X21; protein product: MWLDPPGGGCNIPTYLTTMLLLAVLALTNVACAEDESMGPVFVKEPPNRVDFSNGTGAVVECQARGNPQPDIIWVRADGSAVGDVPGLRQVLPNGNLVFPPFRAEDYRQEVHAQVYSCLARSPAGSVHSRDVNVRAVVTQYYEAEVVSEYVIRGNAAILKCTIPSFVAEFVSVDSWVGSDGSTFKPTNDYDGKYLVLPSGELHIRDVGPEDGYKTYQCRTKHRLTGETRLSATKGRLVITEPVGFKSPIFSSDDSLSKYARRKGTSVVLACSAQGFPVPTSRWYKFIEGSSRRQPVQLNERVRQVSGTLIIREARVEDSGKYLCIVNNSVGGESVETVLTVTAPLGAEIEPSTQTIDFGRPATFTCNVRGNPIKTISWLKDGKPLGLEEAVLRIESVKKEDKGMYQCFVRNDQESAQATAELKLGGRFEPPQIRQAFAEETLQPGPSMFLKCVASGNPTPEITWELDGKRLSNTERLQVGQYVTVNGDVVSHLNISSTHTNDGGLYKCIAASKVGSAEHSARLNVYGLPFIRHMDKKAIVAGETLRVTCPVAGYPIESIVWERDTRVLPINRKQKVFPNGTLIIENVERMSDQATYTCVARNAQGYSARGTLEVQVMVAPQIAPFSIGDEPANWGEAVSAVCTIVKGDLPIELAWALNGQPISANNHPDITISSTGKRVSLMTIEAVSGSHAGEYTCTASNAAGATSYSATLAVNVPPRWILEPTDKAFAQGSDARVECKADGFPKPQVTWKKAAGDTPGDYTDLKLSNPDISVEDGTLSINNIQKTNEGYYLCEAVNGIGAGLSAVIFISVQAPPHFEIKLKNQTARRGEPAVLQCEAQGEKPIGILWNMNNKRLDPKSDSRYTIREEILANGVLSDLSIKRTERSDSALFTCVATNAFGSDDTSINMIVQEVPEVPYGLKVLDKSGRSVQLSWAAPYDGNSPIKRYVIEYKISKGSWETDIDRVLVPGSQQNVAGVFNLRPATTYHLRIVAENEIGASDPSDTVTIITAEEAPSGPPTSIRVDDLDQHTLKVTWKPPPREDWNGEILGYYVGYRLSSSEKPYMFETVDFSKEDGKEHHLQIMNLKTYTQYSVVVQAFNKVGSGPMSEERRQHTAEGVPEQPPHDTTCTTLTSQTIRISWMSPPLSAANGVITGYKVIYGPSDTWYDENTKDTKITSSSETILHGLKKYTNYSMQVLAFTSGGDGVKSAPIHCQTEQDAPEAPIAIKALVMSSESILVSWRPPSQPNGVITQYTVYTKADNAEEPSSQKVPPNQLTHEASELDKTRRYDFWVTASTNIGEGEASKIVALAPSVRVPAKIASFDDKFTATYKEDVKLPCLAVGVPAPEVTWKVRGAVLQSSDRLRQLPEGSLFIKEVDRTDAGEYSCYVENTFGHDTVTHQLIVHAPPHSPQITLTATTTNSLTMKVRPHPQDNAPIHGYTIHYKPEFGDWDTAQISSTVQKYTLENLLCGSRYQIYVTAYNGIGTGDPSDMLNTRTKGSKPIIPEAARFIEVATNSITLHLNAWSDGGCPMIYFVVEHKKKNQQEWNQVSNNVKPGGNFVVLDLVPATWYHLRVTAHNNAGFAVAEYEFATLTVTGGTIAPPVRNGDNDSTDVRRYFPWLPGWLDVNVVVPVGATIVVIIVGIVVICVALSRRTRGPEQTRLRGISSADEKYYEGQYDVVYQQTGVGGATLDKRRPDLRDELGYIAPPNRKLPPVPGSNYNTCDRIKRGTVISGTGSIRSHSTWDPRRHMYEELNHCAPNRRCPPPPRMGSAEGLSHRGMEDEICPYATFHLLGFREEMDPSKAMQFQTFPHPGNGHSGTMGPPVGHPTNASAHSRSGSQSMPRQNGRYSRVPSQGGGSGTHNVFSPEYDDPANCAPEEDQYGSQYGQYGAPYDHYGSRGSVGRRSVGSARNIPVSGSPEPPPPPPRNHDQNNSSFNDSKESNEISEAECDRDQLVNRNYGVNARGKDGMTTEEMRKLIERNEAPSRQTGSGHGGHGGLLTPYDTVAV
- the LOC108001865 gene encoding cell adhesion molecule Dscam2 isoform X33, which gives rise to MWLDPPGGGCNIPTYLTTMLLLAVLALTNVACAEDESMGPVFVKEPPNRVDFSNGTGAVVECQARGNPQPDIIWVRADGSAVGDVPGLRQVLPNGNLVFPPFRAEDYRQEVHAQVYSCLARSPAGSVHSRDVNVRAVVTQYYEAEVVSEYVIRGNAAILKCTIPSFVAEFVSVDSWVGSDGSTFKPTNDYDGKYLVLPSGELHIRDVGPEDGYKTYQCRTKHRLTGETRLSATKGRLVITEPVGFAKPKFSTIDKSRTFEARQGQGVTLQCPAQAYPVPIFKWYKFIEGSSRRQPVQLNERVRQVSGTLIIREARVEDSGKYLCIVNNSVGGESVETVLTVTAPLGAEIEPSTQTIDFGRPATFTCNVRGNPIKTISWLKDGKPLGLEEAVLRIESVKKEDKGMYQCFVRNDQESAQATAELKLGGRFEPPQIRQAFAEETLQPGPSMFLKCVASGNPTPEITWELDGKRLSNTERLQVGQYVTVNGDVVSHLNISSTHTNDGGLYKCIAASKVGSAEHSARLNVYGLPFIRHMDKKAIVAGETLRVTCPVAGYPIESIVWERDTRVLPINRKQKVFPNGTLIIENVERMSDQATYTCVARNAQGYSARGTLEVQVMVSPQIAPISFGDEPVNAGDLVSVQCVVTKGDSPLEITWTFDSQPIRSDRMDVIVSNSGKRVKQLTIESVAARHAGEYTCVASNAAGSTSHSAKLDVNVPPRWILEPTDKAFAQGSDARVECKADGFPKPQVTWKKAAGDTPGDYTDLKLSNPDISVEDGTLSINNIQKTNEGYYLCEAVNGIGAGLSAVIFISVQAPPHFEIKLKNQTARRGEPAVLQCEAQGEKPIGILWNMNNKRLDPKSDSRYTIREEILANGVLSDLSIKRTERSDSALFTCVATNAFGSDDTSINMIVQEVPEVPYGLKVLDKSGRSVQLSWAAPYDGNSPIKRYVIEYKISKGSWETDIDRVLVPGSQQNVAGVFNLRPATTYHLRIVAENEIGASDPSDTVTIITAEEAPSGPPTSIRVDDLDQHTLKVTWKPPPREDWNGEILGYYVGYRLSSSEKPYMFETVDFSKEDGKEHHLQIMNLKTYTQYSVVVQAFNKVGSGPMSEERRQHTAEGVPEQPPHDTTCTTLTSQTIRISWMSPPLSAANGVITGYKVIYGPSDTWYDENTKDTKITSSSETILHGLKKYTNYSMQVLAFTSGGDGVKSAPIHCQTEQDAPEAPIAIKALVMSSESILVSWRPPSQPNGVITQYTVYTKADNAEEPSSQKVPPNQLTHEASELDKTRRYDFWVTASTNIGEGEASKIVALAPSVRVPAKIASFDDKFTATYKEDVKLPCLAVGVPAPEVTWKVRGAVLQSSDRLRQLPEGSLFIKEVDRTDAGEYSCYVENTFGHDTVTHQLIVHAPPHSPQITLTATTTNSLTMKVRPHPQDNAPIHGYTIHYKPEFGDWDTAQISSTVQKYTLENLLCGSRYQIYVTAYNGIGTGDPSDMLNTRTKGSKPIIPEAARFIEVATNSITLHLNAWSDGGCPMIYFVVEHKKKNQQEWNQVSNNVKPGGNFVVLDLVPATWYHLRVTAHNNAGFAVAEYEFATLTVTGGTIAPPVRNGDNDSTDVRRYFPWLPGWLDVNVVVPVGATIVVIIVGIVVICVALSRRTRGPEQTRLRGISSADEKYYEGQYDVVYQQTGVGGATLDKRRPDLRDELGYIAPPNRKLPPVPGSNYNTCDRIKRGTVISGTGSIRSHSTWDPRRHMYEELNHCAPNRRCPPPPRMGSAEGLSHRGMEDEICPYATFHLLGFREEMDPSKAMQFQTFPHPGNGHSGTMGPPVGHPTNASAHSRSGSQSMPRQNGRYSRVPSQGGGSGTHNVFSPEYDDPANCAPEEDQYGSQYGQYGAPYDHYGSRGSVGRRSVGSARNIPVSGSPEPPPPPPRNHDQNNSSFNDSKESNEISEAECDRDQLVNRNYGVNARGKDGMTTEEMRKLIERNEAPSRQTGSGHGGHGGLLTPYDTVAV